One part of the Leclercia sp. LSNIH1 genome encodes these proteins:
- a CDS encoding tagaturonate reductase → MNTLNRRDFPGALYPERIIQFGEGNFLRAFIDWQIDLLNEHTDLNAGIAIVRPIKSDFPPSLSTQDGLYTTIIRGLNEQGEAVSDARLIRSVNREISVYDQYDEFLKLAHNPEMRFVFSNTTEAGISYHAGDKFEDAPAVSYPAKLTRLLFERFSHFNGAADKGWVIVPCELIDYNGDALRELVLRYAQEWALPAAFIQWINDANTFCSTLVDRIVTGYPRDEVAELEASLGYHDAFLDTAEHFYLFVIQGPKSLAQELRLDKLALNVLIVDDIKPYKERKVAILNGAHTALVPVAFQAGLDTVGEAMNDTEICAFVEKAIHEEIIPVLDLPRDELASFASAVTGRFRNPYIKHQLLSIALNGMTKYRTRILPQLLAGQQASGKLPARLTFALAALIAFYRAERNGESYPVQDDAHWLTRFQQLWTQQHDQQINTRELVTAVLSVSEHWEQDLTQVSGLVEQVAQDLDAILHQGMRAAVKPLC, encoded by the coding sequence GTGAACACACTAAACCGTCGTGATTTCCCCGGTGCTCTCTATCCTGAACGTATCATCCAGTTTGGTGAGGGCAACTTCCTGCGCGCGTTTATTGACTGGCAGATCGATCTGCTTAACGAGCATACCGACCTGAACGCCGGTATCGCGATTGTGCGCCCCATCAAAAGCGATTTTCCGCCTTCGCTGAGCACTCAGGACGGCCTGTATACCACCATCATTCGCGGCCTGAACGAGCAGGGCGAAGCGGTCAGCGACGCGCGTCTTATCCGCTCGGTGAACCGTGAGATCAGCGTTTACGATCAGTACGATGAATTCCTGAAGCTGGCGCATAATCCAGAGATGCGCTTTGTCTTCTCTAACACCACGGAAGCGGGGATCAGCTATCACGCCGGGGATAAGTTTGAGGATGCGCCTGCGGTCAGCTATCCGGCAAAACTGACCCGCCTGCTGTTCGAGCGTTTCAGCCATTTCAACGGGGCCGCCGATAAAGGCTGGGTTATCGTGCCGTGCGAATTAATTGACTACAACGGTGACGCCCTGCGTGAGCTGGTACTGCGCTATGCTCAGGAGTGGGCGCTGCCTGCGGCCTTTATCCAGTGGATTAACGACGCCAATACCTTCTGTTCCACCCTGGTTGACCGTATCGTCACTGGCTATCCGCGCGATGAAGTGGCAGAGCTTGAAGCCTCTCTGGGCTATCACGATGCCTTCCTCGATACCGCTGAACACTTCTATCTGTTTGTGATCCAGGGGCCAAAATCGCTGGCACAGGAGCTGCGTCTCGATAAGCTGGCGCTGAACGTGCTGATTGTTGACGACATCAAGCCATACAAAGAGCGCAAAGTGGCGATCCTCAACGGCGCACATACCGCGCTGGTGCCGGTGGCATTCCAGGCGGGGCTGGATACCGTGGGTGAAGCGATGAACGACACCGAAATCTGCGCCTTTGTCGAAAAAGCGATTCATGAAGAGATTATTCCGGTGCTGGATCTGCCGCGCGATGAGCTGGCCTCGTTTGCCAGCGCGGTAACGGGCCGTTTCCGCAATCCGTATATCAAACATCAGCTGCTGTCGATTGCCCTGAACGGCATGACCAAGTACCGGACCCGCATTCTGCCGCAGCTTCTGGCGGGGCAGCAGGCCAGCGGCAAACTCCCGGCCCGTCTGACCTTTGCGCTGGCGGCCCTGATCGCCTTTTACCGTGCGGAACGTAACGGCGAAAGTTATCCGGTGCAGGATGACGCGCACTGGTTAACCCGTTTCCAGCAGCTGTGGACGCAGCAGCATGACCAGCAGATCAACACCCGCGAGCTGGTGACCGCGGTACTGAGCGTCAGCGAGCATTGGGAACAGGACCTGACCCAGGTGAGCGGGCTGGTAGAACAGGTTGCGCAGGATCTGGATGCCATTCTGCATCAGGGCATGCGCGCCGCCGTCAAACCGCTCTGCTAA